A single window of Myxocyprinus asiaticus isolate MX2 ecotype Aquarium Trade chromosome 48, UBuf_Myxa_2, whole genome shotgun sequence DNA harbors:
- the efcab6 gene encoding EF-hand calcium-binding domain-containing protein 6 isoform X3 yields MRPRSAVESWVPSSVMSAAQVSLSSGHLDLKPTTQGLSIKPRPKSASWTPNGDFSRRNTLKSDSASSVQSVADENLSLVEIENLLLESIEDKKDDLKAAFEAFDQEGNKIVTKGEFRRVIEGFLVPLTESQFEGLLAKVKIIENGAIPYMDFLRKYCKVSSAVCRNANMSAHYRNWSLGELQCHLKDKIGGNLKNITRAFRLFDYNSDGQIQQHELRKVLEGYCFPMSQQEFHRLWSHYSPNNADTISYKDFLEKLGVDCENYRKIEPDSVKLALDWDAVRRATTRPKSKTSVRAFSGKSRDTLDEVQSKFLSKMKKNHNLVEKALQAFDITESGYVTEEDLRSVLSNFLFPMDDSMFRGLLNRRDSAPATPDMNSIEAILPRLRQQVLNNQSLLMEGFLEFDKNRTGFISRDELRRALENVSFCLSDEQFGVLADLLDAEHEDAISYQQFLDLLHQQRPIVVERILKEKLTENYDMLIESITNTTQNQHDTIPLEDLRRLIQQYGLTLTEHHFSKICEPFLEEGGVNYKMLLKSLGVPEKTDGTECINKDLCIIEREEKPQEARMLNIKAQAVEDVVLRKLRDRLQRRGMTLHDCLMSTRKASKAVLTLRDFCKVLDYCGIFLEGSQFQMLIESLGFCCGQIPLTDLVAKYEEATAKEKNEEPDRRTRNVQDKTLLSAEDCLSQLKKRIQEYHGDVLTAFRLMDKNRDGIVNRNDFRALFDSLMFVTKEREFQRLLDLVGLTPGATLNYVDFYNKVQSSGKTRPHTFENVLGDGWLLQIHDHLTAITHKGSSEFYKAFCQLGDDCKSIMTKNDLRQLLFKYYLPITPNEFEKLWGRYDEEGKGFLTQTEFLRKLKITPDEDSQSDTLQEQSTDKAVSTTTPDIQATLQKLRMWIRRDFEKMSGSLVVLDTNRDGHVTMMDLQSLLHRHGFQLTETQLTRLLNLLGIDACHKKLPYLDFLKQLAGPPVSSGSAVECPSEGSPELVESVEELSPERAIQKIRELVTASSDTLYKAFSAFDNTGDGMIQKVEFRQVLDHFCVRLSDVQFKKLLSKLSLSEGEDIMVDWKEFLQVFNLHKQETAEEWLEKVHKMRFPNQTRPLLINDILRRIQEVVMAHLHTITKEMVDLDYANINTISKEDFKSICDRHFMRLTYNQFQNLWKMLPVNTFGNLEYREFLKKFSGEQRSLEKVGRSLPGSARPTSYRPTSLQRPKTAPCTFGRSSPLGSEKLKRPSTSSRVQTPLLNCEDVEMKVRHKIQNSWRHIHRRCREADIERTGEIDVDTFLEILQDLHIELSPSEFEQLAIKYDIKNSGRLSYLDFLRHFVLMFSPQVNTSTYRLKLHPPRTPMSAGPLSGQCVEAMLRISRPVQLFWRQMRQRFVSFDKERTGKISLQDFRKVLRQYSVNLSEEEFFHFTSFFDKNISGKISYNDFLRMFLK; encoded by the exons ATGCGTCCACGGTCAGCTGTGGAGAGTTGG GTGCCATCGTCAGTGATGTCAGCAGCACAGGTGTCTCTAAGCTCGGGCCATTTGGATCTGAAGCCTACAACACAAGGGCTTTCCATCAAACCTAGACCTAAGAGTGCATCTTGGACACCCAATGGAGATTTCTCAAGAAGAAACACTCTCAAATCTGACTCTG CCTCCTCTGTGCAGTCAGTGGCAGATGAGAATCTTTCTTTGGTGGAGATCGAGAACCTACTCTTGGAGAGCATTGAGGACAAGAAGGATGACTTGAAGGCTGCTTTTGAAGCTTTTGACCAGGAAGGCAACAAGATTGTCACCAAAGGAGAGTTCAGACGTGTAATTGAGGGCTTTCTTGTACCTCTCACAGAGTCTCAGTTTGAGGGTCTGTTGGCTAAG gttaaaataatagaaaatggAGCAATTCCCTATATGGATTTTCTCCGAAAATACTGCAAGGTTTCATCTGCTGTTTGCAG AAATGCAAACATGAGTGCACATTACAGAAACTGGTCCCTTGGAGAACTACAGTGTCATCTAAAAGACAAG ATCGGAGGCAATTTGAAAAACATCACCAGGGCTTTTCGGCTCTTTGACTACAACAGCGATGGGCAAATACAGCAACATGAGCTACGTAAAGTGCTAGAGGGCTACTGCTTTCCCATGAGCCAGCAGGAATTCCACAG acTGTGGTCACACTACAGCCCGAATAATGCTGACACAATATCTTACAAGGATTTTCTTGAGAAACTTGGCGTTGATTGTGAAAATTATAGGAAGATTGAACCAGATTCTGTAAAACTGG CACTGGACTGGGATGCTGTCAGGCGAGCTACAACAAGACCTAAAAGTAAAACAAGTGTAAGGGCATTTTCAGGCAAGTCCAGGGACACCTTGGATGAAGTTCAGTCGAAATTTTTGAGCAAA ATGAAGAAAAATCATAACCTTGTTGAAAAAGCTCTGCAAGCATTTGACATCACAGAGAGTGGGTATGTCACGGAAGAGGATCTCAGATCTGTCCTCAGTAATTTCCTCTTCCCCATGGATGACAGCATGTTCAGAGGCTTATTAAACAG GAGAGATTCTGCACCAGCAACTCCAGACATGAACAGTATTGAAGCAATTCTACCAAGACTGCGTCAACAAGTACTTAATAATCAGTCTCTTCTGATGGAAGGTTTTCTGGAATTTGACAAA AACAGAACAGGTTTCATCAGTAGAGATGAACTGCGTAGGGCTTTGGAAAATGTCAGCTTCTGTCTCTCAGATGAGCAGTTCGGGGTTCTTGCTGATCTTCTGGATGCAGAGCATGAGGATGCCATCAGTTACCAACAGTTTCTCGACCTCCTCCATCAACAAAGACCGATCGTG GTGGAAAGGATTCTGAAGGAGAAGCTCACTGAGAACTATGACATGCTGATAGAATCTATCACCAACACAACCCAAAATCAGCATGACACCATCCCTCTAGAAGACCTGAGGAGACTGATCCAACAATATGGACTAACACTGACTGAACACCACTTCAGCAA GATCTGTGAACCATTTTTGGAGGAAGGAGGTGTGAATTACAAGATGCTTTTAAAGAGCTTGGGTGTCCCAGAAAAGACTGATGGTACAGAGTGCATCAACAAGGACCTCTGTATCATCGAGAG AGAGGAGAAGCCACAAGAGGCTCGCATGTTGAACATAAAAGCACAAGCAGTAGAAGACGTTGTTCTGAGGAAGCTCAGGGACAGGCTTCAGAGGCGAGGGATGACCCTTCACGACTGTCTGATGTCCACCAGGAAAGCTTCAAAAGCAGTGCTTACACTCAGAGATTTCTGTAAG GTTCTGGACTACTGTGGTATTTTCTTGGAAGGATCCCAGTTTCAGATGCTCATCGAGTCCCTTGGTTTTTGCTGTGGACAGATTCCTCTTACTGACTTGGTGGCTAAATATGAAG AAGCCACAGCAAAGGAAAAGAATGAAGAGCCAGACAGAAGGACCAGAAATGTCCAAGATAAAACCCTTTTGTCTGCAGAGGACTGCTTGAGTCAACTTAAAAAGAGGATCCAGGAATATCATGGG GATGTTCTGACTGCTTTTCGCCTCATGGACAAGAACCGAGATGGCATAGTGAATCGGAATGACTTTAGGGCTCTGTTTGACAGCCTGATGTTTGTGACCAAAGAGAGAGAGTTTCAGAGATTGCTGGACCTGGTGGGCCTGACACCTGGCGCCACACTTAACTATGTGGACTTCTACAACAAGGTCCAATCTAGTGGCAAGACGAGACcacatacatttgaaaatgtctt aGGTGACGGATGGCTTCTCCAGATTCATGATCACCTAACAGCCATCACACACAAAGGATCCTCAGAGTTCTACAAG GCCTTTTGTCAGTTGGGTGATGATTGTAAAAGCATCATGACTAAGAATGATCTAAGGCAGCTTCTATTTAAATACTACTTGCCCATCACACCAAATGAGTTTGAAAAACTCTGGGGCAG ATATGATGAGGAGGGGAAGGGCTTCCTCACACAGACAGAGTTTCTAAGAAAGCTTAAAATCACACCAGATGAAGACAGTCAGTCAGACACTTTACAAGAACAGTCCACAGATAAGGCAGTTTCCACAACAACACCTGACATTCAGGCTACACTACAGAAACTCAG GATGTGGATCAGGAGAGATTTTGAGAAAATGAGTGGAAGCCTTGTGGTTCTGGATACAAACAGAGATGGTCATGTGACCATGATGGACCTGCAGTCTCTTCTGCACAGACATGGCTTTCAGTTAACGGAAACACAGCTCACACGTCTACTCAACCT CCTTGGAATTGACGCCTGTCATAAGAAGCTGCCATATCTTGATTTTCTGAAGCAGCTTGCTGGACCTCCAGTCTCCAGTGGTTCTGCAGTTGAATGCCCATCTGAGGGTTCTCCAGAACTAGTGGAGAGTGTTGAGGAGCTAAGTCCAGAAAGAGCCATACAGAAGATCAGGGAGCTGGTGACTGCTTCCTCAGATACTCTCTACAAG GCTTTCTCTGCTTTTGATAATACTGGAGATGGTATGATACAAAAAGTAGAGTTTCGTCAAGTGCTGGACCATTTCTGCGTCCGTCTCTCAGATGTGCAGTTCAAGAAGCTGCTGTCCAAATTGAGTCTGAGTGAAGGGGAGGACATTATGGTTGACTGGAAGGAATTCCTGCAAGTCTTCAACCTTCACAAACAGGAG ACAGCAGAAGAATGGCTGGAGAAAGTCCATAAGATGCGCTTTCCCAATCAGACTCGCCCCTTATTGATCAACGACATCCTGAGGCGGATACAGGAAGTAGTGATGGCCCATCTTCACACCATCACAAAGGAGATGGTGGACCTCGACTATGCCAACATAAATACAATCTCCAAGGAGGACTTTAAGTCCATTTGTGATCGTCACTTCATGAGACTTACGTACAATCAG TTTCAGAATCTGTGGAAGATGCTACCAGTTAACACCTTTGGAAATCTGGAGTATCGAGAATTCCTGAAGAAGTTCAGTGGGGAACAAAGAAGCTTGGAAAAAGTTGGTAGATCTTTACCAGGTTCTGCAAGACCCACATCATATAGGCCAACATCCCTCCAACGGCCCAAAACAGCACCCTGCACATTTGGACGCTCTTCG CCATTAGGCTCAGAGAAGCTCAAGAGGCCTTCCACGTCAAGCAGGGTGCAAACACCACTGCTGAACTGTGAGGATGTGGAGATGAAGGTGCGCCACAAGATCCAGAACAGTTGGAGGCACATTCATAGGAGGTGCAGGGAGGCAGACATTGAGAGGACTGGGGAGATTGATGTGGATACCTTTTTAG AGATACTCCAGGATCTCCATATTGAGCTAAGTCCATCTGAGTTTGAGCAACTGGCTATTAAATATGACATCAAAAACAGTGGCCGTCTCTCCTACCTGGACTTCCTGAGGCACTTTGTGCTGATGTTCAGTCCTCAGGTCAACACCTCAACCTACAGACTCAAACTGCATCCACCCAGGACACCA ATGAGTGCTGGACCACTGAGTGGCCAGTGTGTTGAAGCCATGCTGAGAATTTCCAGGCCCGTCCAGCTCTTCTGGAGACAAATGAGGCAAAGATTTGTCTCCTTTGACAAAGAGCGCACTGGAAAGATCTCTCTTCAGGACTTCAGAAAG GTTCTGAGGCAATACAGTGTGAATCTGTCAGAAGAAGAATTCTTTCATTTCACATCTTTTTTTGACAAGAACATCTCAggaaagatttcatacaatgaTTTTCTACGTATGTTCCTAAAATGA
- the efcab6 gene encoding EF-hand calcium-binding domain-containing protein 6 isoform X1, with protein MRPRSAVESWVPSSVMSAAQVSLSSGHLDLKPTTQGLSIKPRPKSASWTPNGDFSRRNTLKSDSASSVQSVADENLSLVEIENLLLESIEDKKDDLKAAFEAFDQEGNKIVTKGEFRRVIEGFLVPLTESQFEGLLAKVKIIENGAIPYMDFLRKYCKVSSAVCRNANMSAHYRNWSLGELQCHLKDKIGGNLKNITRAFRLFDYNSDGQIQQHELRKVLEGYCFPMSQQEFHRLWSHYSPNNADTISYKDFLEKLGVDCENYRKIEPDSVKLALDWDAVRRATTRPKSKTSVRAFSGKSRDTLDEVQSKFLSKMKKNHNLVEKALQAFDITESGYVTEEDLRSVLSNFLFPMDDSMFRGLLNRFGVSTTEPVKWRMFLGLFKDEKQTIEIQRDSAPATPDMNSIEAILPRLRQQVLNNQSLLMEGFLEFDKNRTGFISRDELRRALENVSFCLSDEQFGVLADLLDAEHEDAISYQQFLDLLHQQRPIVVERILKEKLTENYDMLIESITNTTQNQHDTIPLEDLRRLIQQYGLTLTEHHFSKICEPFLEEGGVNYKMLLKSLGVPEKTDGTECINKDLCIIEREEKPQEARMLNIKAQAVEDVVLRKLRDRLQRRGMTLHDCLMSTRKASKAVLTLRDFCKVLDYCGIFLEGSQFQMLIESLGFCCGQIPLTDLVAKYEEATAKEKNEEPDRRTRNVQDKTLLSAEDCLSQLKKRIQEYHGDVLTAFRLMDKNRDGIVNRNDFRALFDSLMFVTKEREFQRLLDLVGLTPGATLNYVDFYNKVQSSGKTRPHTFENVLGDGWLLQIHDHLTAITHKGSSEFYKAFCQLGDDCKSIMTKNDLRQLLFKYYLPITPNEFEKLWGRYDEEGKGFLTQTEFLRKLKITPDEDSQSDTLQEQSTDKAVSTTTPDIQATLQKLRMWIRRDFEKMSGSLVVLDTNRDGHVTMMDLQSLLHRHGFQLTETQLTRLLNLLGIDACHKKLPYLDFLKQLAGPPVSSGSAVECPSEGSPELVESVEELSPERAIQKIRELVTASSDTLYKAFSAFDNTGDGMIQKVEFRQVLDHFCVRLSDVQFKKLLSKLSLSEGEDIMVDWKEFLQVFNLHKQETAEEWLEKVHKMRFPNQTRPLLINDILRRIQEVVMAHLHTITKEMVDLDYANINTISKEDFKSICDRHFMRLTYNQFQNLWKMLPVNTFGNLEYREFLKKFSGEQRSLEKVGRSLPGSARPTSYRPTSLQRPKTAPCTFGRSSPLGSEKLKRPSTSSRVQTPLLNCEDVEMKVRHKIQNSWRHIHRRCREADIERTGEIDVDTFLEILQDLHIELSPSEFEQLAIKYDIKNSGRLSYLDFLRHFVLMFSPQVNTSTYRLKLHPPRTPMSAGPLSGQCVEAMLRISRPVQLFWRQMRQRFVSFDKERTGKISLQDFRKVLRQYSVNLSEEEFFHFTSFFDKNISGKISYNDFLRMFLK; from the exons ATGCGTCCACGGTCAGCTGTGGAGAGTTGG GTGCCATCGTCAGTGATGTCAGCAGCACAGGTGTCTCTAAGCTCGGGCCATTTGGATCTGAAGCCTACAACACAAGGGCTTTCCATCAAACCTAGACCTAAGAGTGCATCTTGGACACCCAATGGAGATTTCTCAAGAAGAAACACTCTCAAATCTGACTCTG CCTCCTCTGTGCAGTCAGTGGCAGATGAGAATCTTTCTTTGGTGGAGATCGAGAACCTACTCTTGGAGAGCATTGAGGACAAGAAGGATGACTTGAAGGCTGCTTTTGAAGCTTTTGACCAGGAAGGCAACAAGATTGTCACCAAAGGAGAGTTCAGACGTGTAATTGAGGGCTTTCTTGTACCTCTCACAGAGTCTCAGTTTGAGGGTCTGTTGGCTAAG gttaaaataatagaaaatggAGCAATTCCCTATATGGATTTTCTCCGAAAATACTGCAAGGTTTCATCTGCTGTTTGCAG AAATGCAAACATGAGTGCACATTACAGAAACTGGTCCCTTGGAGAACTACAGTGTCATCTAAAAGACAAG ATCGGAGGCAATTTGAAAAACATCACCAGGGCTTTTCGGCTCTTTGACTACAACAGCGATGGGCAAATACAGCAACATGAGCTACGTAAAGTGCTAGAGGGCTACTGCTTTCCCATGAGCCAGCAGGAATTCCACAG acTGTGGTCACACTACAGCCCGAATAATGCTGACACAATATCTTACAAGGATTTTCTTGAGAAACTTGGCGTTGATTGTGAAAATTATAGGAAGATTGAACCAGATTCTGTAAAACTGG CACTGGACTGGGATGCTGTCAGGCGAGCTACAACAAGACCTAAAAGTAAAACAAGTGTAAGGGCATTTTCAGGCAAGTCCAGGGACACCTTGGATGAAGTTCAGTCGAAATTTTTGAGCAAA ATGAAGAAAAATCATAACCTTGTTGAAAAAGCTCTGCAAGCATTTGACATCACAGAGAGTGGGTATGTCACGGAAGAGGATCTCAGATCTGTCCTCAGTAATTTCCTCTTCCCCATGGATGACAGCATGTTCAGAGGCTTATTAAACAG ATTTGGAGTGAGCACCACAGAGCCTGTGAAATGGAGAATGTTTCTCGGATTGTTTAAAGATGAAAAGCAAACTATAGAAATACA GAGAGATTCTGCACCAGCAACTCCAGACATGAACAGTATTGAAGCAATTCTACCAAGACTGCGTCAACAAGTACTTAATAATCAGTCTCTTCTGATGGAAGGTTTTCTGGAATTTGACAAA AACAGAACAGGTTTCATCAGTAGAGATGAACTGCGTAGGGCTTTGGAAAATGTCAGCTTCTGTCTCTCAGATGAGCAGTTCGGGGTTCTTGCTGATCTTCTGGATGCAGAGCATGAGGATGCCATCAGTTACCAACAGTTTCTCGACCTCCTCCATCAACAAAGACCGATCGTG GTGGAAAGGATTCTGAAGGAGAAGCTCACTGAGAACTATGACATGCTGATAGAATCTATCACCAACACAACCCAAAATCAGCATGACACCATCCCTCTAGAAGACCTGAGGAGACTGATCCAACAATATGGACTAACACTGACTGAACACCACTTCAGCAA GATCTGTGAACCATTTTTGGAGGAAGGAGGTGTGAATTACAAGATGCTTTTAAAGAGCTTGGGTGTCCCAGAAAAGACTGATGGTACAGAGTGCATCAACAAGGACCTCTGTATCATCGAGAG AGAGGAGAAGCCACAAGAGGCTCGCATGTTGAACATAAAAGCACAAGCAGTAGAAGACGTTGTTCTGAGGAAGCTCAGGGACAGGCTTCAGAGGCGAGGGATGACCCTTCACGACTGTCTGATGTCCACCAGGAAAGCTTCAAAAGCAGTGCTTACACTCAGAGATTTCTGTAAG GTTCTGGACTACTGTGGTATTTTCTTGGAAGGATCCCAGTTTCAGATGCTCATCGAGTCCCTTGGTTTTTGCTGTGGACAGATTCCTCTTACTGACTTGGTGGCTAAATATGAAG AAGCCACAGCAAAGGAAAAGAATGAAGAGCCAGACAGAAGGACCAGAAATGTCCAAGATAAAACCCTTTTGTCTGCAGAGGACTGCTTGAGTCAACTTAAAAAGAGGATCCAGGAATATCATGGG GATGTTCTGACTGCTTTTCGCCTCATGGACAAGAACCGAGATGGCATAGTGAATCGGAATGACTTTAGGGCTCTGTTTGACAGCCTGATGTTTGTGACCAAAGAGAGAGAGTTTCAGAGATTGCTGGACCTGGTGGGCCTGACACCTGGCGCCACACTTAACTATGTGGACTTCTACAACAAGGTCCAATCTAGTGGCAAGACGAGACcacatacatttgaaaatgtctt aGGTGACGGATGGCTTCTCCAGATTCATGATCACCTAACAGCCATCACACACAAAGGATCCTCAGAGTTCTACAAG GCCTTTTGTCAGTTGGGTGATGATTGTAAAAGCATCATGACTAAGAATGATCTAAGGCAGCTTCTATTTAAATACTACTTGCCCATCACACCAAATGAGTTTGAAAAACTCTGGGGCAG ATATGATGAGGAGGGGAAGGGCTTCCTCACACAGACAGAGTTTCTAAGAAAGCTTAAAATCACACCAGATGAAGACAGTCAGTCAGACACTTTACAAGAACAGTCCACAGATAAGGCAGTTTCCACAACAACACCTGACATTCAGGCTACACTACAGAAACTCAG GATGTGGATCAGGAGAGATTTTGAGAAAATGAGTGGAAGCCTTGTGGTTCTGGATACAAACAGAGATGGTCATGTGACCATGATGGACCTGCAGTCTCTTCTGCACAGACATGGCTTTCAGTTAACGGAAACACAGCTCACACGTCTACTCAACCT CCTTGGAATTGACGCCTGTCATAAGAAGCTGCCATATCTTGATTTTCTGAAGCAGCTTGCTGGACCTCCAGTCTCCAGTGGTTCTGCAGTTGAATGCCCATCTGAGGGTTCTCCAGAACTAGTGGAGAGTGTTGAGGAGCTAAGTCCAGAAAGAGCCATACAGAAGATCAGGGAGCTGGTGACTGCTTCCTCAGATACTCTCTACAAG GCTTTCTCTGCTTTTGATAATACTGGAGATGGTATGATACAAAAAGTAGAGTTTCGTCAAGTGCTGGACCATTTCTGCGTCCGTCTCTCAGATGTGCAGTTCAAGAAGCTGCTGTCCAAATTGAGTCTGAGTGAAGGGGAGGACATTATGGTTGACTGGAAGGAATTCCTGCAAGTCTTCAACCTTCACAAACAGGAG ACAGCAGAAGAATGGCTGGAGAAAGTCCATAAGATGCGCTTTCCCAATCAGACTCGCCCCTTATTGATCAACGACATCCTGAGGCGGATACAGGAAGTAGTGATGGCCCATCTTCACACCATCACAAAGGAGATGGTGGACCTCGACTATGCCAACATAAATACAATCTCCAAGGAGGACTTTAAGTCCATTTGTGATCGTCACTTCATGAGACTTACGTACAATCAG TTTCAGAATCTGTGGAAGATGCTACCAGTTAACACCTTTGGAAATCTGGAGTATCGAGAATTCCTGAAGAAGTTCAGTGGGGAACAAAGAAGCTTGGAAAAAGTTGGTAGATCTTTACCAGGTTCTGCAAGACCCACATCATATAGGCCAACATCCCTCCAACGGCCCAAAACAGCACCCTGCACATTTGGACGCTCTTCG CCATTAGGCTCAGAGAAGCTCAAGAGGCCTTCCACGTCAAGCAGGGTGCAAACACCACTGCTGAACTGTGAGGATGTGGAGATGAAGGTGCGCCACAAGATCCAGAACAGTTGGAGGCACATTCATAGGAGGTGCAGGGAGGCAGACATTGAGAGGACTGGGGAGATTGATGTGGATACCTTTTTAG AGATACTCCAGGATCTCCATATTGAGCTAAGTCCATCTGAGTTTGAGCAACTGGCTATTAAATATGACATCAAAAACAGTGGCCGTCTCTCCTACCTGGACTTCCTGAGGCACTTTGTGCTGATGTTCAGTCCTCAGGTCAACACCTCAACCTACAGACTCAAACTGCATCCACCCAGGACACCA ATGAGTGCTGGACCACTGAGTGGCCAGTGTGTTGAAGCCATGCTGAGAATTTCCAGGCCCGTCCAGCTCTTCTGGAGACAAATGAGGCAAAGATTTGTCTCCTTTGACAAAGAGCGCACTGGAAAGATCTCTCTTCAGGACTTCAGAAAG GTTCTGAGGCAATACAGTGTGAATCTGTCAGAAGAAGAATTCTTTCATTTCACATCTTTTTTTGACAAGAACATCTCAggaaagatttcatacaatgaTTTTCTACGTATGTTCCTAAAATGA